The genomic interval GGTAACGGGGTGGAGGTCCTCTATCTGGAGGATCTGGCCGCCGAGTCCCTGACGGATGTCTTTGTTAGAGGCAGTTTCGTCGACGATTTCATCTCCGAGGCGAGAATTCCCGGTCGCGGTACCAGGGAAAGCCTCAAGGATTATTTTCTTTCCTTCGAGCCCAGGGAGATGGTGGACCGAATGATGGCCGGAGTTCGTTGGCACGAGATGGCCGATGCCCGCAGGCTCTCTTTGGCGGACAAGTTAAGCACCGACGATTTCTTCGCGATCGATCCCCTTCCCAACCTCTATTTCACCAGAGATCCCTTCGCCACGATCGGCAGCGGGATAACCCTCAACCACATGCGCACCGACACGAGAAACAGGGAGACCCTGTTCGCCAAGTACATCTTCGAGAATCACCCCCGTTTTTCCGACTGCGAGATTCCCATATGGTTCGATCGAGACGAGCACACCTCCCTGGAGGGCGGGGACGAGCTGATCCTCAGCCCGAAGGTGCTGGCCATAGGTATCTCCCAGAGGACCGATGCCGCTTCGGTGGAGACCCTGGCGGATAATATATTCCGGGACGGCCAGACCTTCGAGACCATACTGGCTTTCAATATCCCCAAGAAGAGGGCTTTCATGCACCTAGATACGGTCTTCACCATGGTGGACAGGGACAAGTTCACCATCCATCCCGAGATAGAAGGTCCGTTGCAGGTCTTCTCCATAAAGAAGGACGGAGACGGCCTCAAGATAGAGGAGATGACCGCCACCCTGGAGGATATCCTCAAGAGCACCCTGAAGCTGGACGACGTAACCCTCATCCGATGTGCCGGAGGAGATCCGGTGGACGCCCCCAGAGAGCAGTGGAACGACGGTTCCAACACCTTGGCTATAGCTCCCGGCGAGGTGGTGGTCTACTCCAGAAACTACGTCACCAACGAGCTTCTCAGGGATAACGGCATAAAGACCTACGTCATGCCGAGCTCCGAGCTCTCCAGAGGACGTGGCGGCCCGCGCTGTATGAGTATGCCCCTGGTCAGGGAAGAGATCTAGTCTCTTCGACCGGTCCATTTCGTCTACCTTTATTCTTACGCTTCGTCTCGTTTTTTTCTCCGAAAGGTGGTCCGTTTCTCAAATGTCCGACGATAGAAAACTGGGTTTTTTCGCCCTCGTGGCTTTGGTAGTGGGGTCGATGATCGGTGGAGGGGTTTTCAGCCTCCCCTCCGACATCGCCCAAGGAGCTCATCCGGGAGCCATTCTGTTGGGATGGCTCATCACCGGTGTTGGTATGATCTCTCTCGCCTTGGTGTATCAGAGTTTGGCGTCCAGAAAGCCCGATCTGGACGGCGGAGTCTACAGCTATGCCAGGGCCGGTTTCGGTGAGTATATCGGGTTCAACTCGGCCTGGGGGTATTGGATAAGCGCCTGGTTGGGGACGGTTGCCTTCATAACCCTGCTGTTCGGCGCAATAGGATATTTCTTCCCCGTCTTCGGCGAGGGAAACAACCTAGCCTCGATTCTGGGAGGTTCTTTGGTCCTGTGGAGCGTCCATTTTCTGGCCCTTCGGGGTGTCAGGGAGGCGGCTTTGGTCAATCTGGTGACCACTATAGCCAAACTGGTTCCCCTCATCGTATTCTTGGTCCTGGTTACTTTGGGCTTCAATGCCGACCTCTTCAGCTCCGATTTCTGGGGCACCGGAGGGGCCTTCGAGTGGAGTTCCGTCATGGCTCAGGTCAAGAGCACTATGATGGTGACCCTCTGGGTGTTCATAGGCATAGAGGGGGCGGTCGTCGTCTCCGGAAGAGCAAAGAACCGCAAGGACGTGGGGACCGCGACCTTGGTCGGTCTGGTCGGTACCTTGGTGATCTACGTTCTCGTTTCGATCACGTCTCTAGGAGTTATGGCCCGTGGAGATCTGGTGGGGCTGCCCAATCCCACCACCGCCTATATACTGGAGTCCGTCGTGGGGCCGTGGGGCGCCACCTTGATAAACCTGGGGCTGATAGTGTCCCTCCTGGGAGCCATCCTCGGATGGACCCTCCTGGCCGCCGAGACTCCCTACGTGGCGGCGAAGGACGGCGTCCTTCCCAGGCTTTTCGCCAAGGAGAACGCCAACGGAGCTCCCGTCGCCTCTCTGTGGATAACGAACGGCCTGATTCAGCTTTTTCTGGTGTTGATCCTCTTCTCCAGCGGGACGTATCAGGCGGTGTATACCATAGCCAGCGCTGCCATCCTCATACCCTACATGTTCAGTGCCCTGTACCAGTTCAAGCTGGTCGTCACAGGCGAGTCCTACGGCCCGGAAGAGTCTCGTGTCGGCGATCTCGCGATAGGTGCGATAGCCTCGGTTTACTCCTTCTGGCTGATCTACGCCGCTGGGTTGGACTATCTCTTGATGTGTGCCGTTCTTTACGCTCCGGGAGCTTTTTTCTTCTGGAAGGCAAAGTACGAGTCGGGAAAGTCGGCTTTTTCTCCCTCGAACTTCCTGATCTCCGGAGGTCTGTCCGTCGCAGCCGTTTTGGCCCTGACCCTGATGTACAAAGGGGTCATAAGTCCTCTGTAGTATGTTCGATTTTTCTAGTATAATCGATGACGTAATCCTTTTAAATAACGGTTTCCACTGCGATGGAGATGCCGTTTTCGGAGATTTTATGTATCCGTGAAGGAGGACGATCTATTACGATGGAAAATCGAATAAGAGAGCTGCTGCTGGATCTATGTTCGGTTAAGAGCGTTTCCGGCTCGTCCGGCGAGTTGGAGATGGGGCGAAAAATCCATTCCATCCTGGCTAAGTTGTCCTGTTTCTCCGGCGAGAGGTCGGGGAACCTTAAAACGATAGACTGCGACGGTCGCCCTGCCGTGCTGGCCTTTATGGAGGCGTCCGGCGGCTCCTCGGCCACGTTGGGACTGACGGGGCACTTCGACGTGGTCAGCGCCTCCGTTTACGGTGACCTGGCCGACGTGGCCTTCGATCCCGAAAGGCTTGCGGTCGATATCGCCATGAGGGAGCTTCCCGAGCCGATCCGTAAGGATCTGGACGAAGGGTGGCTTTTCGGGCGGGGAACCGCCGATATGAAATGCGGTCTGGCCGTTCACATGGCGCTGATTGAAAAGTGGGATCGTGAGGGCGCCCCCTGTAACGTGCTGTTTCTGGCGGTCCCCGACGAGGAGAACCTGTCTCTCGGCATGAGAAAAGCCGTTCCCGAGGTGGCCCGTTTTCTGGAGGAAAGGGGCCTGAATGTGTCGGCCTGGGTCAACGGAGAGCCCACAGTAGGAGCCAAGGGCTCTAGCTGGCCGGTTCACCGCGGGTCCATAGGCAAGGCCATGGGTTTCGTCCTCTCCGTGGGGGTGGGATCCCATGTGGGAGAGTTCTTCAAGGGAATAAGCGCCGTTCAGATAGCCGGTCAGATAAACTCCCATCTGGAGGGAGCCCCCGAGTCGGCGGATCGGTTGGGCGATATGGTTTTTCCTCCCGCCGCCTGTCTGGGGCTTGAGGCGTTGAGGGACGGTTACTCCGTTACCCTCTACGACAGGGTGATGGCCCGTTATAACCTGCTCTACTGTTCCCGTTCTCCCGAGGAGCTTTTGAAGGTTCTCCTGAACTCCGCCAGGGAGGGGCTGGCCAGGGCGATAGACCTGACCTCCTGGTCTGCCAGAAAGCTGGGCGTAAGTCTATCTCTGCCGGAGTCGCGGGTGATGACCCTTTCCGAGCTGAGAAAGGTCGCGGGAGAGGCCGATCCCGTCGGAGGCGACGTCTCGGGGTCCCCGGTCGACGCGGCGGCGGCGGAGGTACTATCTCTTCTGGACAAAAGCGGCCTGGATGGGCCGATGGCGGTCGTGGGATTTCTGCCTCCGTTATACCCTCCAACCGTGGCGGTCGACGACGAAGCCGAAGGGCGGTTGGATCGAGCCCTGGAGGCGGTGTTCGACCTCGCCAGGGAGAGGGGCTACGAACCCGTAAATGTGCCGGTTTTCGAGGGTATCTCCGATCTGAGCTACCTCGGTCGTGCCGTCGGGAACGGCGATATGTCCGTACTGAAGGAGAACATGGCGGGATGGGGCGATCTCTACGACGTTCCCTTCGAGGCCATGAAGGCGGTGCAGGCCCCGGTCTGCAACCTGGGGCCCTTCGGAAAGGACGTACACAAGGCCACCGAGAGACTTGAGCCCCGCTTCGCCTTCTCCGTCCTGCCCGACCTGGTGGAGAGACTGGCGGAAGAGATCTCTCGCTGATTTTTTAGATACGTTTCGTCTCTTAAGGGTGGATCGAGCTTGGCTCGACCACCCTTTTTTGCCCTGTTGATCTTGAAATATTGGCATCAGCTTAAATATTTCAAATTAAGCAAGCTGAATGGGGTATCTCTGCGGTAATATTTTCGTACTGTATCCTGTTTATCCGATATTGGTTTAAACGGTGCTTTTTTATTTTCGTGGGAGCCTTGGGATCAACCATCCCCGCTATCCTTTTGATAGCCATGGGTTTCGTATCGGTGTTTGTTTTCGGACATCAGTCGGCCTCGGTCTATACTGTGCAGAGCATGATGCCTCAGTTGAACGTAAATTCCTTCGTCGCGATTTCGTCCGTTTTGTTCGCTCTGGGCGGCGCGGAGACGACGGCTAATTTCGTCACGGAGATGGAGAACCCTAAAAAGGACTTCCCCCGAGCCATATTGATAGCCGCATGTCTGATCTCGGGGCTTTATATATTGGGTTCCGTCGCCATAACGATGATATTGCCCACCAGCGAGATAACTGCCTCTCAGGGTATCCTCGTGGCCTTGTCCCAGGTCGCCTCCCACCTGGGGGTAGGGACATGGTTCATCAAGCTGGTCGCTTTTGGAATTACCCTGTCGGTTTTGGGCGCCATCATTCTGTACATCGGATCGCCTATAAAGATGCTTTTCTGCAGCGTCCCGAAAGGGGTTTTCCCGGAGAAATTGACCGAAAGCAACGAGCATAACATCCCGGTCAGGGCGGTTTATCTTCAGGCTACGATAGTGACGATAATCCTGCTCGCCATAAATCTACTGCCCTCGGTGGACATAATCTACAACGTTTTGGTCACCATGACCGCTTTGACCTCGCTCTTCCCCTATATCCTTCTCTTCACGTCCTATATAAAACTGCGCAGGACGAGACCTGACGAGGTCCGGCCCTACGTGATCGCCAAGGACGCGAATACGGCGATTTTGATAGCCTCCGTCGTCATGGTCGTGGTCATAGGCGGCATTCTGTTGCCCCTCGCTCCGGCTATGCCCACCCTTAGGGAAAACGTTATCTACGAGATAGAGATAATAGGCGGAGCAGTCGTCGTTATTTTCAGCGGGTTGTGGATATGGAGAAAATTCGTTAAAAGAACCCATTGTGTCAGGTAGTTGATAATTAAATATCATAGGAGGTCGATTATATGAACAGGACCAGGCTTGACGCCGTTCTAGCATCCATGGAGAAGAAGGGAATCCCTCAGATGATAGTGTCGGATCCCTGTGCCATATTCTATCTGACCGGAAAATGGATCCTGCCGGGAGAGAGGATGTTGGCCCTTTATCTTGACCTGAAGGGCAAGCACAGGCTTTTCATAAACGAGCTGTTCCCCGTGGAGGAGGATCTCGGTCTGGACATGGTGTGGTACAACGACACCCAGGATCCGGTACCCATGCTGACGAAATTCACCGATCACGATGGGGTTATGGGGGTGGATAAGAACTGGCCCGCCCGTTTCCTGCTTAAGCTCATGAAATCCGGCGGCGCAAGCGACTTCGTCAACGGCTCGGAGATAGTGGACAAGGTCAGGATGTGTAAAGACGAGATGGAGAAGGACCTCATGAGGACCTCCTCCAAGTTGAACGATTCCGCCATGGACAGGATGATCGGCCTGGTTCCGAAGAAATACACGGAAAAGAAGATGGGCAAGATGCTAGGCGACATCTGGGAGGAATTAGGGGCCGACGGGCATTCCTTCGATCCCATAGTGGGATACGGAGCCAACGCCGCAGACCCTCATCACGTGATGGACGACTCCCTCGTCAAGGAGGGGGACTGCGTGATCATCGACATAGGCTGTCGTTTTCAGTCATATTGTTCGGATATGACCAGAACCGTCTTTTATCGCAGCGTCTCTGACCACGCCAGGGAGGTTTACGAGATCGTCCGAGAGGCCAATATGAGGGGGATCGAGAAGGTCAAGGCCGGTGTCAGATTCTGCGATATAGACGGGGCCGCGAGGGATTATATAACGGAGAAGGGATACGGCAAGTACTTCACTCACAGGTTGGGGCACTCCATAGGCATAGAGGATCATGAGTTCGGAGACGTTTCACCCGTAAACACCGACGTGGTAATGCCTGGGCAGATCTTTTCCATCGAGCCCGGAATCTACCTTCCGGGCGATATAGGGGTGAGGATAGAGGACCTGGTTATAGCCACCGAGGATGGATGCGAGGTTTTGAACGGTTACACTAAGGATCTTATCGTTGTAGATTGACTCGTTAAAAATCAAAAAACAAAGGGGGCGTATATTTTTATAATGCGACCCCTTTGTTAATGTTATTAGTCTATCCATAATAACGACGGAGGAGAGAATAGGAAATCTATTCTGAAAACGAAGCCCTGAATCGGCCTTATTTTAACGGGGTTAGATCGGTAAGTGGGCTTGGCGACAGTGTTTTTCATGGGTCGTCGCCATCACGTCTGGGAATTTGATCGGAAAATTCAAAGTATATTTTTTATTTGACAGCATCTCTTGCCCATGGTATTGGTTATGATATAGAGTGAACAATTTAATAAAGAGTAAGGGCGTTTGCCCATCGATATGAGGTGAACTTCCGGTCTCTAGTTATTCCTTCGCAGCAGCCGTTTTGAACACATATGAAGTATATATCTCTCTCTACTTTTCGTTCCTTGTTCGTCTTTATGTCGTCTCTATCCGCGGCGTCTTTGAATGGTCTTCTTGTGGTTTCGCCTTGTTTTTTGTGCGGCATTCATGTGAAAGCGCTCTCAATAACTCCTTTCTTTGGGCGGCGTTTCGTTTAGAGTTGCATGAGATAGGGAGGTGATTGAAGAACTAAAACGAGTAAAAGTGTTTTCCTTTTTGGCTGTGTTTGACAGTTTTACTGCTTTGTGATATTAATTGTTTTGTGAGGTGGATAGTTTAATAACTTTCTGCCATGACTCTATGTATGAAGGAGATAATCGCTTTGATACGGAATGTCATCGCTATGGGTCAGGCTACTGAAGAGAGCGAGACCCCAGCCCCAGCCCCAGCCCCAGCCCCAGCCCCAGCCCTGTGCCCGGAACCGTGCCCAGGACCATGCGGTTTTGGCCGTCTTCGCAAGAAGCCTCCACTGGACGGGATTTTTATGGTGATGTCCTACCCATGCCCAG from Dethiosulfovibrio faecalis carries:
- the arcA gene encoding arginine deiminase, whose product is MNPSPLKVSSEIGRLKTVLLHRPGKEVENLTPDLMERLLFDDIPYLEVARQEHDAFAEILTGNGVEVLYLEDLAAESLTDVFVRGSFVDDFISEARIPGRGTRESLKDYFLSFEPREMVDRMMAGVRWHEMADARRLSLADKLSTDDFFAIDPLPNLYFTRDPFATIGSGITLNHMRTDTRNRETLFAKYIFENHPRFSDCEIPIWFDRDEHTSLEGGDELILSPKVLAIGISQRTDAASVETLADNIFRDGQTFETILAFNIPKKRAFMHLDTVFTMVDRDKFTIHPEIEGPLQVFSIKKDGDGLKIEEMTATLEDILKSTLKLDDVTLIRCAGGDPVDAPREQWNDGSNTLAIAPGEVVVYSRNYVTNELLRDNGIKTYVMPSSELSRGRGGPRCMSMPLVREEI
- the arcD gene encoding arginine-ornithine antiporter, with the translated sequence MSDDRKLGFFALVALVVGSMIGGGVFSLPSDIAQGAHPGAILLGWLITGVGMISLALVYQSLASRKPDLDGGVYSYARAGFGEYIGFNSAWGYWISAWLGTVAFITLLFGAIGYFFPVFGEGNNLASILGGSLVLWSVHFLALRGVREAALVNLVTTIAKLVPLIVFLVLVTLGFNADLFSSDFWGTGGAFEWSSVMAQVKSTMMVTLWVFIGIEGAVVVSGRAKNRKDVGTATLVGLVGTLVIYVLVSITSLGVMARGDLVGLPNPTTAYILESVVGPWGATLINLGLIVSLLGAILGWTLLAAETPYVAAKDGVLPRLFAKENANGAPVASLWITNGLIQLFLVLILFSSGTYQAVYTIASAAILIPYMFSALYQFKLVVTGESYGPEESRVGDLAIGAIASVYSFWLIYAAGLDYLLMCAVLYAPGAFFFWKAKYESGKSAFSPSNFLISGGLSVAAVLALTLMYKGVISPL
- a CDS encoding M20/M25/M40 family metallo-hydrolase, translated to MENRIRELLLDLCSVKSVSGSSGELEMGRKIHSILAKLSCFSGERSGNLKTIDCDGRPAVLAFMEASGGSSATLGLTGHFDVVSASVYGDLADVAFDPERLAVDIAMRELPEPIRKDLDEGWLFGRGTADMKCGLAVHMALIEKWDREGAPCNVLFLAVPDEENLSLGMRKAVPEVARFLEERGLNVSAWVNGEPTVGAKGSSWPVHRGSIGKAMGFVLSVGVGSHVGEFFKGISAVQIAGQINSHLEGAPESADRLGDMVFPPAACLGLEALRDGYSVTLYDRVMARYNLLYCSRSPEELLKVLLNSAREGLARAIDLTSWSARKLGVSLSLPESRVMTLSELRKVAGEADPVGGDVSGSPVDAAAAEVLSLLDKSGLDGPMAVVGFLPPLYPPTVAVDDEAEGRLDRALEAVFDLARERGYEPVNVPVFEGISDLSYLGRAVGNGDMSVLKENMAGWGDLYDVPFEAMKAVQAPVCNLGPFGKDVHKATERLEPRFAFSVLPDLVERLAEEISR
- a CDS encoding amino acid permease, whose product is MFSYCILFIRYWFKRCFFIFVGALGSTIPAILLIAMGFVSVFVFGHQSASVYTVQSMMPQLNVNSFVAISSVLFALGGAETTANFVTEMENPKKDFPRAILIAACLISGLYILGSVAITMILPTSEITASQGILVALSQVASHLGVGTWFIKLVAFGITLSVLGAIILYIGSPIKMLFCSVPKGVFPEKLTESNEHNIPVRAVYLQATIVTIILLAINLLPSVDIIYNVLVTMTALTSLFPYILLFTSYIKLRRTRPDEVRPYVIAKDANTAILIASVVMVVVIGGILLPLAPAMPTLRENVIYEIEIIGGAVVVIFSGLWIWRKFVKRTHCVR
- a CDS encoding M24 family metallopeptidase, which codes for MNRTRLDAVLASMEKKGIPQMIVSDPCAIFYLTGKWILPGERMLALYLDLKGKHRLFINELFPVEEDLGLDMVWYNDTQDPVPMLTKFTDHDGVMGVDKNWPARFLLKLMKSGGASDFVNGSEIVDKVRMCKDEMEKDLMRTSSKLNDSAMDRMIGLVPKKYTEKKMGKMLGDIWEELGADGHSFDPIVGYGANAADPHHVMDDSLVKEGDCVIIDIGCRFQSYCSDMTRTVFYRSVSDHAREVYEIVREANMRGIEKVKAGVRFCDIDGAARDYITEKGYGKYFTHRLGHSIGIEDHEFGDVSPVNTDVVMPGQIFSIEPGIYLPGDIGVRIEDLVIATEDGCEVLNGYTKDLIVVD